The segment CGTCGGGgatcgagagagagaggtagGGATCGTATGGGGGAGGAGGGGGgatcgagttttttttttttttccctaagtcacggaggagggagaggagggagggggTTATGTAGGAGACTCTGTGAGTCACCCTTCACTTCACTAAGGCGATTAATAGAGTCGCTCTATAGAAAGGCGATTCATATAATCGCTCTTTCATAAGGAGACTATATTAATCGCCCTTCGATAAGACGATTTTTTTTTGCTGACTCACCTTTCCACATAGCGTGAAAGGTGGTGAGTTAGTATCTAAAGTCATTCTACTATAGAACGACTCTCTTCTGGACAATATTTTGATAAATACTTTTTAaagaatattattttgataattttttttaaaattaaccataaatagataaaaaaatctcTTTACTTCTCCACATGTACGACCGTCCTGGATGCCACCTTGGAGATAAAGATAAACTTGCCTTCTAGTTCTCAGTGGTCCCTCCAAACATTCAGCTGATGCCAGTGATGCAAAAACCATGGCAAGAAATCATCATGGGGCCTAGAGACGCCAAAAACTCTTCACCACCCCACCAACCTTTGTTCATACAAGTCTAGTTTTTAGATATTTGTATGATTTAGTCAAACAAGCCTTCCTGTGGTGCATATAAGCTCCTAGGCCAATCTTTAAGTCAAGATCGGTGGAGCCAAATACGACTTTGGGTAGTCAATTTTGTCAACAAAACATAAACAAATCGATGCCTGACTAAATAATGCTCGCAATGCCGTGTCTTAACCAAGATTGATAAATTTAATATGCGAACGACTAAAATTCTAGGAGGTGCCTCAGTGCTGCCCACAAAACTAAACCTCCctcagccttttttttttttcttgagaaaagTCTTGTCCacgatatattttaattaatgatcgatggATATGTTACATGATATGTTTAATGAAGATGATAAGAGATTGCCGTTCGTGAATCTTTTTTGGGAGCACTTGAGATAATTATTACCCAACTGCTTCGGTCCATGAATTAAAGAGGCAAACTTCTAAAAAAATGCCTTCACTTAGGGGGTAAAATGATGCCCTATACCTAGCAATTCTGTTCTTAAAATATTGGTAGATTCTTGCCCTCACCATGAAATTCCAAACATGGACCCGTGCCCATGATCACTCATAAACTCCCTGTTTTACTTATTTAATCTAAAAAGTGACTTGCCGAAGTCTTCGACTTAGCATCTTAAATTTCAAATCTGATAACATCATGAAAAGAAGACTGCAAAGATCTCATGCAGAAAGTAAAGCATGGTGATCAAAGTGATAAACGAACTGCTCTTTGCACCTTGGCTTTTCAATCCTTCCTCTTTAGGCTCAGCCTTATGCCAAAAAGCTTTTCAATCACCTTTGCCTTTTCCTTTTTGCTACCATTTTTTCCCTGCAGCATAGAGTGCAGAAAATCCAATCAAGGGACTGAAACACCATAAGTGCAAGAATCCTAGGCCACATAACTTGGAAAGGGTTCTGCTTGGGTCCTCCACAAGGACCTTCAAGCGTCCATTGGCTGAACTACCCCCTGATTAATTTTGCACCTAACAGGAGGTCTATCAACCATGCTGTCCAATAACTAGGCATCCTTCTGAATTGGGCCACAGCTTTTAAATGTTGAAACAGCCGATCAACCTTTTTAAAGTGAAAATAGCATCTGATGCATGGTGAATGTCAAACTGTGCCTTCCACGACATGGTGCCCCACTGATGGAAACTCCATGGTGTTTGCAGTAAAATCTTACTATCATCTGATATTCTGATAAAAGTTTCCATAAAGTGCCTGGATCCAAGTCACTTAGTCCATTGATTTAGTGGTCCGGATTTGCATTCACGTCTGCACCAAGAGCTTCGACAAGCTAATCAGAATTGCTCGGTCAGATTCATGTGCTAAAATGTTGTTCATGACAGCCTGCGACAAACTGCGGTTACATAAGAATAAACCCTACATTGAACTATGGTTAATTCTACTCCATCTTACCTGTGGCATACCGATAGAATGGGACAGAGCTATCGATACCTGCCAGAAGGATTTAGAAGGCAAGTCCAACCTTTCTTCACTCATTGAAGCACCACAaagcctcttctttttttttgcatcttcatcaaaatgaagattttaGAACCCTGCTAAGGAAGCCTCGAACACAAATACGCAATGCATTAAAATATCaaagatcattaaaaaaaaaattgtcggATTAACTGTCCTATCAGTTTTTTGCATCGAAACCACTGGTGTGCACCACAAATTCATAGACTATTTGACTTAGATAAACTGTTACTCTATGTTTCCGGTGAAAGTAGGAACGTAAATCACATCCAAGCATCCACATTCAGTTTTGAATACCAAAGAAAACCATGTACAAATTTTCCATTTTGCTTATTATTCTTCTTGTATTCTTGAACCAGAAATGATGTCAGATAGTCACAGTCAAGAACCTCAGGAGGTGTCAAAAGGAACACATAAATGAACAGCAATCACCAAAGGAGGGAGTTTGGTAGGTGTTGAATTGATCAGATACAACAACACAAGATGAGCTTTAATTAATGTTCCTGCTGCAGAACTTCCTGTCCAAACCTGATAATTTAGAATGCACCGCTGCTGTGTCCATGAAGAACCCGATCAGGTCTTTCATAGTACCCACGTATGCAGCACCTAACTTCATGAGCATCACCCCATGGTCTGAAACATACTTCACAGCAGAATAGCTTAAAAAATTAAGTGATTTCATGCTCTTCTTTCAGCTCTAGAACTGCGACTGGTCTCTGATCATTGCTTCTGTAGTCTGTTATCTTAATTGAGGTTTGATTATTGGATATGGTATTTTGTCCTTTTGGTTGTAAGCCATGGGAAGCAACACCGGCGCTAGCTATGTTATGGCTGCTGTTCCTGGCTGCAGGTACATCATGGTTATGTTTCCCCTCATATGTTGTTATCACAGCCATAGGGTCTGTTGGAGCTCTCTCTATATGCTTCCTGACATTGCATCCCGCATAAGTGCACTTGTAATAGCTCCTGCTTATTGAAATAGAAGGAATCAGCAGTATATTCAGAAAGAAAGAGCAAATATGTTTACAATGTCAAAATTAACACCATTAGGAACTATAGTGAAAAAAGTAACTCATAAATCAAGCTCAAGCaaactttttaaaatattagatgcAAATCATGCAGTTACAAATATTTTCAATTGCAATACTTGAAGATATGGGTGTAATCAAGCTGATCTTAAGTGACCCAGGATCTGATCGAGCTTggcttgaaataaatttttgagccCAATTTTGAGATCAAGCTTGATTTTCATACCATTTGATTGAGCCTAACTCTAGCTTGATTTTGAACTGAGCTAAACAAAAGCCTAACTGATCAGGTCAACAACCTCAGATCAAGCTGAAATCAGTTTGAGAATGTGTCAAGCTTGAATCAAGTATGTTCAAGCTTGAATTAAGTACATGGACGACTCCAATTCTTTGACATGCAAACTGAATAAATGACAATGTTTGGGTATCCACCTTGCAACATCTTCAAAGATTTGTTTGCCGATCTCATCAATTTCATAAAAAAGTACCAGTAATTAACAAAATCTTCTCCTTGTTCTCATGGAATATGTTTTCTGCATATATTATAAGATTTTTGGGGACCTGGCATTTACCCAAAGCCATCACCCGTAAGAAAAAGAGTCAAAATGATCAGAGAAAGAACTAACTTTCAAGCATTATGAGATTGAGATAGCTAACAAACCAAGGGAAAGGAACCCCATCAAGATTTCTCTCATGAATCAAAAGCCTAATTTCCTTTTtcagcaatcagagagagagagagagagagagagagagagagagattaatgtGGCAACCTGGAAGGTCCAACCAAAGTATCATAAACTTCCTTCTGCAAAATATGATGCAAAAGGTAACCATTATAGGTGATGAATTGACTCCAGCTTATTGTGAATTAGGATAAAGAGAAACCAAGTGGCCATAATGTCCTCATTGTCAAAGATAAACCATAGTAATAATATCATTCCACAATTTTAAGCAAACAAATCGCATAAGATGGTACTCAGTGCAATACCACACAGAACTCATAAGCCAACAAATGATGGGCTCttttttacagtagaaaattaaGAAGGGGAAAGAAATTTAGGGGCTTTATGGGACAGGTATGGCAACACATTTTAACCCATTACTTTCCAAATTTTGCTTATTTATAAGCAATCTGTAAAGTGAAATGTATGTCagcaaaaataataatgataataatatcaaaattaattacCAAATTGAGTTTACTTATCTCACTAAGTATTGattcataaaataaatattatattctttATAGATATGTCattgtttaaaaaatataagGAACTATTCTACATATGAATTATCTGTACAAACAAAATAATATAGCATGAGGAGAGAATAGGGTGAAAGAATGACATAAAAACTATAAGTTTCATCCAATATATATGTGCACTTAAAATTTGTAAAACTATCATATGAGGTGCTTGTAGAGAAAATGCAATAATTAAGAAGGATACTGCTTCATTTCTCTtactatattaattaaaaaatagcaTTACTAGaaaaatcatttaaaataaaaacgAAAAGTGGATGGTTGTGGCTTCCTCGCTCTATTGCACACTTGCACTCACCAAATCATCAATGACTGTCAAAAACATATGAAGAAAAAACAGAAATTAAAAAAACTATATATTGCCCAACTCTACGTTTTGGATGATAGTTTCTCAATTTTCGAAACAAAaaagttaataaataaaatatgtccTGAAATTCTGAAAAAATAAATCTTGTTTCCCATCTCATTTTTTGTTGCATCAATGAAATCAGAGAACTTACATaataaagaaaaaaggaaaaaggaaaaaaaaaagaaaaagaagagaggcatGCCTTGTCTTTTTATTACTACTAACTCCCATGCAGGCCTTTCCTTTGTATTATGATCTCACATTACCAAAATCCTTTTTCAACCAGGTGTTCTCGAGCTATTTTGTTCTCAACTTTTATGAGAATCAGAAGCTTTATAGGAGAAGCATAGCAAAGAGGCaaaatcaaggttttaaataatATACCAAAACCTATATTAGTTTTGTTTCAGAATGATATGATTATGATGCAGTGATATCAACCGAGACTCTTAGGATcaataaaaatgaaaagaaattgctaCAATATTAGTGCAGATTGTCAGTTAGCATAGAGTTTGTATTGACCAATCTTGTGTCCATCATACTATCCCAAATTGTCCTATTTGGAACATACCAAGCCGAACGGAAAGGGAACCGAAAGGTTTCCCCTTTCCATTCGATATAGAGATCCTGGCTTAATTAAACCCTCTCTAGATCAATCTTCTCCCTCAGCTCAAACCCCTCATCCAAATGACTTAAACCCCCCATCATCTCAGCCCCCCAATCTCAACTCCCCCACCTTGCAATTGCTAGAGGCACCCCTCATCTCTCACTCGCAACCAGTGCCTCGCAACTTCTCGAAGTGCTCGATCTGCCGCCTCTAATTGTCTGCTCAACCCAATCCACCACTAGCCCTCACTCCCACCCCCATCCAGCATCACCTATAACACCACCCCgcactctccctccctccccctcttctctccttctgctctctctcccttcctttctctctccctcctcctctctctccttctccctctctcccacCATCTTCATGTTAGAACGTCGGAGAAGATTTCaaactatttttttctatttttgcatTTTGGAGGAAAGTGGGCAAACCATATGCTGATTTcagtcaaaatttaaaaataacaaaaaaaaaaggtccaAAATGGATTGGAACAACATGGTATTGATAGCATACAGCACCATCAAATAATAGATATAGGTCCCATTACCAGTACAATCAACCTTCATCCAATCAATTTGGTATCTTGAGGGTGATGCCAATGTTTCTAATGAATATGGGCCAATCAAAATCAAACCAGGTAATTCATTTGATGAACACTAAGATTAAGTAGATAATGGTGGGCAAATATGAGGAATCTTGCAACAAGATTAAAATTGGTGGGGGTATTTTGGGAATAAAAGTTGGCAAGAAAATATTCTTGAAATTCAAAACACACAGTCttttaatataatatagataTGCTATCACATGGATACAAACCTTTGTCCAAAACGATAAGCACCAATTATGGATCCTCTTCCAACTTCATCTCAATAAGATTTAGggttttttgcatatatatccaTCAAAGATGCCTAATTGTGTATTTACCCATGGGAAATTGATAAATACATCTATAACCCTGACATTTGGGTTTTCTGCAGTTCTACACTTGGGATACAAATCCAACCCAGCAACATCAAAAGCTAGGCATTTATCTTTTAAATGACTTGAATATCCTTTACAATAATACCCTTCCAAAGTTTTCTATGGTACAATAGATACTTTGGAAAGTCTTTTTTACCTTTGTTTGCAGAATTTTCCCTCCAATGTTTGAGAAGTTCTATCATTTAACTCAGCTGATAAGTATTTAATCCACTATAATGTGGTTAGAATGATGAGGCAAAGCAAACCAATAAGAAATAATAGCATTGGAAAGGGGAGAGTCAGGGGTATGTATGAAAGTACTGATTCTCCTACCCCTATCCTAAACTTGCCAATGTTCTTACAGCTCATAATGTCCTAGTTAAGGTGTTCAGTCATCAAGTACATATTTGAAACTTGGCAAGCTATTGGTTATTGATATTACTGAATGGGAATTGAAAGTATTACTCCATatcggacaagccttattcatatACATGTGGGCTACAAGTAGATGAAGCTATGATTCACCAGCTCTGAGAATGCTTTGTTACTGTATCAATTCCTAGCTAAGGTAACTAAAGTAAAAGAGAGGTGTGCATGAGATTAAATGGTCAGTTATATATTACAGTAAGCACATACATTTCTCAAATGCATGTATACAATTTCCCATTTTGTTCAAAAATGAAATCTTATTGGAACTATCCATATCTGGTTCATCCGTCGGAATCAGCATACATCCTAATCCAATGAAATAGGATGAATGGAGATGGTGTTTGGCAAATACATATTTATCTTGACTGTATCAACcatttctttatttttcaatttcTTCGAAGGGACAAAAGAAACATCttgttttttttcttcaaaaatttctgatCTCTAATGGACCTCTCAACAGGATTTTGAAATTCTGACCATCTGCTAGAGAAAAGAGTGAATTGCTCTTTTATAGGATTCCCaagaaattatttgattttttctagAAGCGGATGATTGTTATCTACTTCTAACATTTCATGAATACCCAAAACATTGAGAAAGAGCCAAAAAGGCATTTCACAAATCAATCTAATATTATCTCTGTTCGTTCCATTTGAAAGAAAGGAAAGATTCAAAAGAACCAATATTTCTGGTAGTTGCTAACTCTTTGTTTAATAAATCAATGTGTGATATTCGAAATCCTCATttctaataaaatcaaaaatatttatgtattgATCAGAATATCCTTTCAATTGGCTAGAATCTCAACATGATTTTAAAGTTTTATGCTAACCAACAGATAAGATTATTCAGAATAATAACTTAAGAAAGGTTTGATGACAGAGAAAAGTACAATGTCATCATTTTTTTTGCTCTTTGGGATTAATTGTACAAAAATAGAGAGCAGAGAAAGAGatagggagggagggaggaggaggatgaagaagaagaattgaATAAAACCAGCAATATGTTGGAATTGTATGGTGGGTGAGTTACAAATACAAGATAAGGATAATAAATATGTTAATTATGAAATGAAGTTTTGGAGTTGCATCAGTTGAGGATGAAGAGGCAGAGAACAAATCAAAGTAATATGCTCCTGAATACTGAATATATAAAAAGGTCCAAGTAAGGAAAGTTGCTTGGAGTTGTCTCAAACAGCCGTCATACAAAACAAAATGCAGGGAAAAGGTGGGAAGAAAATGGCATGGACTATCTCATGGTAGGAAGAATGGTTGAGTGTTATATCACTAACCATCAGCAAATTGGATAGAATTTTTTGGCTTAAGTCATGGTTTACTGTTTTGTGTATGTGATTCAATTTCAAATCATATCAGTGGGTTTTGTGTTTATGATTCAATTTCAATAATATAAATGTGCAACAATTTTAAAATAGAATGCCTCGACAACACAACCcactaaagaaagaaaaagttgcTTCTTAATCAATACCTCTCCTCCCCTTTCTCATTTGCCTCCCTATCCTCAGTTTCACTCATACCTCCCTCTCAGACCTCATTTTATCTCCTTTTAACATGGCTGATCATCAGGCTTAATCAGTCTTACATCCTACACTCCTCCTCGATATGTTTACAGTTGTGAATTTGCCTATTtctgatagaaaaataaaaaaaggaaagcatgtTGATTCTTTGGCTTCACTGTTTATCAAAGTAACAAGTTTGTTTTTAGATTTGGTTCCAGATTAGTCTTCTGCATCTTCCCAGCTATCTTCTTTCTAATTTGATGAACTCTGTgattttgttcttttcttttttttttcttctttgaattTCATAAGCTGTTTCATATCCAAAAAGCTGACAACTTTTGAGTTCATATCTCACAACTGATGGTTCACATCCCAGAAACAATAGTTTGAACCTTATGCTCTATGGTTGTGCACCTCGACAAAAacataccaaaaagaaactgAAGATGGTACTCCAGCTACTCAGCCAATGAGCTTTATAAAGTTCAAAGTTAAAGCCTATTAATTGTACTATACTGCAAAAGAATAATTCAAAATGAAATTAAGCTTGAAATTCTCAAGCAGAGCATGCCAGGATCAGTAATACCACTTGAAATGTGGAATCACTGATTCACTATACTTTTGAAATACATCTTCTAGATTTGTATATGCGACAAGAAAGTCTAGATCCTCCCATTCTAAGTTGTACCTAAAAAGTTCCTTCTTGCAgtcatcttcttttctctctcagaCAATATGTTTGCAACAACTTAGATGAAGAAACTGGATCATATGCACAGAAGGGCAACTTGAAAAATGGGCACAAATATGAGTTTCAAATGGCAAGAAGATGCAGCATCAGCTGGATCATTGAATTATAAGTGCTTATTGCATTTCTTCATAACAAAATTCTATTAGGACTTCTGGATAGCGCAAGAAACAATCCAGCAATAACTTTAAAAGCATATACTCTAGTACAATCTAATGTGGATGCTTGCTGCATATTAATAGAAGGTAGAGTGCATAAGTAGCAAATATGGTGGAAGAATGAGAATAAGTTCCTTAAGTTATCCTGGACAAAGAGCTGTTTAGTTTCTTGTGTTCATATAGGTTTGTGAGATAAGAATACTGCATTAGCCttgtttatctttttttatagGAAAAAAATTCATAACATTCTATGGTGTCATGTTTGATGACCATCCAAGAGCTTGTCTCGGGGATTATGAACAAATCCTAGAAGGACCGAGTGTGAAAATGATTATAAAGCGCACGTTTAATGAGATATTGTAGATTAGGAGCTGGACTTTTAATCATGGCAACCATAACATACAGTTATCCAAGAAAAGTTCTACCTTGGGTGAGGATTTCCTTTTACCACTTTCTGCCCATACTTGCGCCACCTGTAACCATCATCCAGAAGATCAACCTCACTTGTTGTCTGAACAATGATCCTAGGTTCTGCCACTGTCTTTTGTGAAGAAGTTGATATGTTCCTAACCAATTAAAACAAGCATTTTCAATATCTTAAACCCAATGTGATTATGGATAGTTTAGTAGGTATAAAACATTCACCTTCTTTTAGAATCAGGCTCGTCATCACCACCTTCATCTGTTCTCAGTTCAACATTGCCCACTTCCTCACTGTCGCTGGCACCAGATAATTGTTCAGGTGTTCCATAACGAGGTTCTTGATCTCCCTTAGATGCTGAAGGAGCAGGCATAGTCTCATTTGATCTGCTGAAGTTTCCAGGGTAAACCTGGGAACCTGGTTCGGAGTTAGCAGGAATACCAGGGTTCCCATTAAATTCATTACGCCCACTTGACAAAGTACCACCTTCCTTGGCATGCTTATTTGGTTGGGGTCGCTGATGATTGTGTTGACCCTTATAAATTATCTCAGTTATTTGGCCACCAAGGGAGTGCTCTACCTTTTTCTTAACTGGACAGTTTGGATGCGTACATCTGTAGTAGCTCCGAGGATATTCACTGCCCTTCACCATCTTCTGCCCATATTTTCTCCAATTATAGCCATCATCCGAAGGTTTATCAACAGTAACAGCTGTAGGTTGAGATCTTCGATCAGCATGAGGACCCTCTGCAGATTTGAAGGTGTTATTATCTGTGTTTGATGTCAGAGTCGACATTTCTTGGGTTGGTGTCATGTTGATAGCAGAGCCTGTGTCCTGTGCCAAGGATGTGGCTGTTGCCGCTGAAAGGCAAGCTGGATATTCAGCTTGACTGAGCATTTTAAATTGAAACTGGGCAGCCTGGGCTGTGACTTGAGCTAGCGCCTGTTGATGGGACATTCCAAAGTTCCCCTGCAAAGATAGCATTGCCCAATGCAATGAAACAAGGAACTTAT is part of the Elaeis guineensis isolate ETL-2024a chromosome 15, EG11, whole genome shotgun sequence genome and harbors:
- the LOC105058006 gene encoding probable WRKY transcription factor 3, with product MAENHGGGGREAAAPRAGPPPRPTISLPPRSAYESLFHGGAAGGGGPSGVSPGPLTLVSSFFAEDPDSGFQSFTQLLQGAMNSPVGAAPPRRPIGQEEKEAERASGGGMERKEEGGLGRQNRPSSLEITQPLQIFTVPPGLSPTSLLGSPALFSPGLGNFGMSHQQALAQVTAQAAQFQFKMLSQAEYPACLSAATATSLAQDTGSAINMTPTQEMSTLTSNTDNNTFKSAEGPHADRRSQPTAVTVDKPSDDGYNWRKYGQKMVKGSEYPRSYYRCTHPNCPVKKKVEHSLGGQITEIIYKGQHNHQRPQPNKHAKEGGTLSSGRNEFNGNPGIPANSEPGSQVYPGNFSRSNETMPAPSASKGDQEPRYGTPEQLSGASDSEEVGNVELRTDEGGDDEPDSKRRNISTSSQKTVAEPRIIVQTTSEVDLLDDGYRWRKYGQKVVKGNPHPRSYYKCTYAGCNVRKHIERAPTDPMAVITTYEGKHNHDVPAARNSSHNIASAGVASHGLQPKGQNTISNNQTSIKITDYRSNDQRPVAVLELKEEHEIT